From the Prosthecobacter sp. SYSU 5D2 genome, the window GCGAGGAGCTGGACGCCATCGGCCATGACAAGTTTGCCGACATGCTCAAGGAGCAGGGCATCAGCTTTGGCGGCAGCACCCGTTACGATCTGGGGCCTTTTGGCCTGACGGAAGAGATTGCCGTGGTCAAAAAATTCGGCGGCTCCTTCATCGTCACCGGCGGCAAGGGCGACTTCAAAGTCACCCCGGAGCAGCTTCGCAAAAACGTGAAGGACTTCGTGGAAAAGATGAAACCCCACGCCGCCCTGGCTGCGGAAAACGGTGTGGAGATCGGCATCGAGAACCACATCAACAACATCATTGATACGCCGGACTCCCTGCGCTGGCTGGCCGATGACATCCGCGACATGCCAGGCATCGGCATTGCCCTGGCCCCGTACCATCTGCCGCAGGACCCGGCTCTGCTGGCCGGCCTGATCCGCCACATTGACAAAAAAATGACACTCTTTTATGCCTGGGAGCACGGCATGGGCTGCATGAAACCCATGCCCAAAGAAGAGGAGCTTCAGCAGATGCCCGGTCGCGGGCCGCTGGACTGGAAACCGCTGCTCCAGGCCCTGCGCGAAACCAACTTCACCGGCCCCACCGAGATCTTCATGCACCCCACCCCACGCGGCATCCCCATCCTGCCCACCGCCGCTGAAACCACCGCCGAAATCGTCCGCGCCAAAAACCACCTCGACAGCCTCATCTAAAACTCGATTAACAAGATTTAATCCAAGGAATCAAACTTCCCCTACTGAAATCTTGTTAATCCTGAAATCGTGTTAATCCTGTAAAAAAAAGAATCTCCACCAGCCCCCTTATGCCCGAAGCCAAAGTACTCCTCATCGTCGGTGACGCCACCGAGACCGTTGACACCCTGTATCCCTTTTTCCGTCTGATCGAAGGCGGTTATACTCCGGTCGTCGCCGCGCCGGAAAAACGGAAGTACCAGATGGTGCTGCATGAAATCAAGCCCGGCTGGACCATCACCAAGGAGTGGGAAGGCTACAGCATTGATGCCGACATCGCCTTCAAGGACATCAACCCGGAAGAATACGTGGGCATCTTTTTCAGCGGTGGCCGCGCCCCGGAATACATCCGTGAAGATGCCGACCTGCTGCGCATCACGAAGTGGTTTTGGGAGCAGAAAAAACCCTGCGCCAGCGTCTGCCACGGCGTGGAGATCCCGGCCCGCGCCGATATCGTCAAAGGCCTGCGCATGGCCACCGTGGCCAAGTGCAAGTTCGACCTGGAAATCTGTGGCGGCATCTACGTGAACGAGCCCTGCGTTATTGACCAGCACATGTACTCCGGCCGCACCTATCATGACAGCGGCCATTTCATCGGCCCCTGGATCAAAGCTCTGGATGCCGAGCGCGCCAAGATGGGAGTCTAAGAAATGACGAATGACGAATGACGAATGATGAATGACGAATTCAATCCGAATGATTAAGCCCACCCCTTCTCATCTCGACGTCCGTTCCATGCCTGCCATTCGTCATTCTGCATTCGTCATTCGTCATTTGTTTTTTGCTTTCGCCCTGCTGCATCTGGCCTCTTCCCCTTCATCCGCCCACCCTCTCCAGGCGGAGCCGATCAACCACGCGTACGTCTTTCCCTTCGACCAGTATAATCTGCCGGAGGATCCCGATGAGCACGTGGTGGAAGGTGGATATCTTTTGTTAGGCGAGCTGAACTGCACGGCCTGCCATGCGCCGCCCCAGTCCTGGGCGGAGAGGCTGGCGGCCAAACCGGGGCCGAACCTGGCCGGTGTGGGCTCACGGCTGGATGCGGACACGCTCTGGCTCATGATCCGCAGTCCTCAGCATCGCAAAAAGGGCACCCAGATGCCCGGCCTGTTTGCCGGGGAGGAAGGCGATGCAGAGAAGGTAGAAGCGTTGACGGAATATCTGGGCAGCTTGAAACAGGAGGTGAAGAAAATGCCCGCCGGAGACATCGCGCGCGGCAAGGAGCTTTATCATAAAGTCGGCTGTGTGGCCTGTCATGAGCCCGCCACCGACTACCGCCCGGCCAAGGCCGCCGCGGATGCGGAGATTGAGAAACCCGGCCTTGGCTCCGTGCCCATCGCTTTGGCCGATGCTTATGACGTGAATGCGCTGGCGCAGTTCCTCCAGGATCCGCTTTCCCACCGGCCTTCCGGTCGCATGCCGGACATGCGCCTGAGCGCCCAGGAGGCGGCGGACATAGCCGCGTATCTGCACATCGGCCGGGAGGCGGAATTGGCCACGGAACGGGCCGCGCTGAAGATCCCCGCCCAGGGCATCGAGAAGGGCCGGGAGGTCTTCGCCCAGATGAACTGCGCCGCCTGCCACACGCTGCCAGCCCCAGCGGATGCGCCGTCCGGAGTGGTCCCGGCGAAAGCTGCCAAGACCCTCGTTTCCCTGAATCCAGCCGTGGGCTGCCTGGCTGAAACGCAGCCCAGCGGCATCCCGCGCTACGACCTGAATGACCTGCAAAAACGGGCCATCCGCCTGGCGCTTGCCGCCATCCAGAAACAGGATGCGCCGAAGCAGACGCCGGAGCAAAAGGTGGACTGGCAGATGACGCGCCTCAATTGTTATTCCTGCCATGACCGCGATGGCAAGGGCGGGCCGGAAGATCCCCGCGCGCAGTATTTCACCTCCAACGATGGCAGTGCTGAATCCCTCGGCGAGTTGGCTCACCTCCCACCGAATCTGGACAACGTCGGCCGCAAACTCACGGCCAACTGGCTGCGCAAAGTGCTGTATGGCAAAGGCGGCAGCGTGCGCCCTTACATGGATACCCGCATGCCGAATTTTGGCCGCGCACAAACGGAGATGCTCGTCGGCCTGCTGCCGAAGGCGGATAAACGCGAGACACCGATGGAGATTGATGTCAGCGGTCTGGGCAAACATCACCGGGCGGAAATTGGCCGCCAGCTCATGGGCTCCACCGGCCTGGCCTGCATCGCCTGTCATGGCTTAAAAGATCGCAAGTCCCTCGGACCTCCAGTCATCCGCCTGGATCACACCGTGGCGCGCTTGCAGCCGGAGTATTTCAAAGAGCTGCTTCTCAATCCCCAGGCCACCCAGCAGGGCACCATGATGCCACCGATGTTCATGGGCCGGAAGAAGGCGGACCAGGAGATCGAATCCCTGTGGACCTACCTCAAGGAACTGGAAGGCCAGCCGCTACCGGAAGGGTTGCTGTCCACAGAGGACTTCGAGCTGAAACCGGAGAAGGAAAAGCGTCCCATCATCTTCCGCAGCTTCATTGAAGGGGCCGGTAGCCATGCCATCGCCGTCGGTTTTCCTGAAGGAGTTCACGCCACCTTTGACGCCGCCCAGGTGCGTTTCACCCAGGTCTGGCGTGGCCGCTTCCTGGATGCGATGAGCAACTGGCAGAGCCGCGAGATGCTGCCTATCAAACCCCTTGGCACCGACCTCAAGGAGCTGCCGCCGGCCACAGGCGAACGGGTGTTTTCCGGCTACCGTCTGGACAAGGCGGGCGTGCCCACCTTCCTGTATCAGCAGGACGGAAAGGCTGTGGAGGAAACCCTGCGTCCGGCGAAGGACGGCAAGAACTTTGAACGCGAAATGAAGATGAACGGTGAGATCACCAAGGAGGTCCTGTCATGGTAATGCCCACTGTCCGCCAGATGCTGAAGATTTCATTGGCTGCTGTGTTGGCTGTGTCCGCCGCCAGCGCGCAGGAGACGAATCCCTACTATCGCACCGTGACCTATGCGGTGCCGAAAGGCCTGAACTTGGAGGTCAGTGGCATGGCGGTATTGCCAGATGGCAAGCTGGCCGTTTCCATCCGTCGCGGGGAAGTATGGATCATTCAGAATCCACAAGCCGAACCCGCCACAGTGGCCGGTCTGGGGTATAAGCTCTTCGCCTCCGGCATGCATGAAGTTCTCGGTCTGGCCTACCACGAAGGCGACCTTTACGTTACCCAGCGGTCTGAAGTCACCCGCCTGCGGGATACCGATAAGGATGGCACGGCGGATGAATACCTCACCGTCGGCCAGGGCTGGGGCGTCTCCGGCGCTTACCATGAGTATGCCTATGGCCCTGTGTTTGACCGCGAAGGCAACATGCACAACACCCTCAATGCCTCCATGGGTAAAAAATGGCCTGGAGCAGGTGAGGAGGCCAAGCACACGCTTTGGCGCGGATGGTCAGTGATGACGCCTAAGGGCAGCAGCAAGGCCAGCGGATTCAGCGCCGGTTTCCGTAGCCCCAGCGGCCTTGGTTTGAATGCCGAAGGAGACATCTTCGCCACCGACCAGCAGGGCAACTGGATGCCCACCAACCCGCTCGTTCATGTGCGCGAAGGCGCCTACTTCAGCCATGCCGATTCCCTGGTGGACATGAAGCACCCGGATTCCCCCATCCCGGCCCCGGAGGGCAAGCAGCCCGATGGCATCACGGTGGCTGAGGCCATGAAGCAACTTCCCCATTATTCGCCGCCGGCGGTGTGGTTTCCGTATGTGAAATTTGGCCAGAGTCCCACGGGCCTGCGCTGCGACCTGACCGGCGGCAAATTTGGCCCTTTTGAGAAACAGCTTTTCGTCGGTGAATTCGTCCTTTCTGGAGTGAACCGCGTCTTTTTGGAAAAGGTGGGTGGCGAATATCAGGGAGCCTGTTTTCCCTTCGTCAGCGGATTGCAGAGCGCCGTCCTGGCGGTGAACTTCCTGAAAGACGGCTCCATGGTCGTCGGCCAGTCCAACCGCGGCTGGAACAGTTATGGTAACCGCCCGTTTGGCATCCAGCGGCTGGTTCCCACGGGAAAAATACCGCTGGATGTGCAGAAGCTGGAGGCGCTGAAGGACGGCTTCCGTTTCACCTTCACCCGCCCGGTCAAGCCGGCCAAATGGGGGCAGACGAAGGCCCAGAGCTACACCTACCTCTTTACCGCCAAGTACGGCAGCGCGGAAACTGACACCGCCCCGCTCAAGCTCAGCGGCTGGCAGCTGTCCAAAGACGGGCTCTCTCTAACCGTCAAATGCGCCAACCTGCGCCCCGGATACGTGCATGAATTTGAGCTGCCGATGGTGAACGGGAAGGACGGATCGCCCCTTTGGCATCGCCTTTCAGCCTACACTTTGAACCGTATTCCGGAGAAGTGAAGATCTTCCAAGAGGAGTGCGATATGGGAATGTAAGCAATTTGTCAGGGATAGGTTTCGGATTGCGTGCGATTTTATAAATACTATAATTTTTGCTCCTCCATGTTCATCCGTCTTCTCTCCTGGTCCATCATTGCCGGTCTTGCCCTCGCAGGCGGCCTGATGGCCCATCGTGATGGCAAGTGGGTGGCGTGGAATCTTTGGTTTCAGGAATGGGTCAGCGGGACGGACCAAGCCGCCGCCAGCGTGCGCTTCCAGGTGGACCTGGTTGACCGCCTCAATTATGCCCGGATCGGAGCCAAGCTTCCTGTGCTGCGGGTGGATACGGAGCTGGAAAGATGGCTGCAAAGTGAATTTCCCACCATGGTGCTAGGGGATGTGAACAGCATCACCCGGCGGGTGCAGGAGGCAGTGCCGCGTTACTTTCGGGTCTCGGTCTGCACGGCCAGCGGCCCCACTTTGGCTACGCTGCTGGACCAGTTTCATGACTTTTGCCAACAGACCGGTCCTGAAATGACGCATCTGGCCTGTGCGGTGCGGCAGTCGCCTGGGGGCCTGGGGCATCACGCCCTGTTTGTGGTGGGGCAGCGGCTGGAGGATTTCAGCCCGGAAATCATTTCCAAAACGAAAGAGGAGGCTTTTTTCAGCACCTGCCTGCATTGTCAGCACCCGCACATCGTCCGCATTTCCCGGCAGCAGCACAGCCTGGGGCTGGAATGCCCGCAGTGCCGGCGCACGTATGCGGTGGTGGCGGCGGATGCGGCGGGAAAATACCGGTATGTGAACGAATACCTCACCGGGTATGCGCCACCAGCGGCTTTTTCCAAAGACCATTCACGGGTGCATGAGCTGTTCACGATCTGGTCGGCGGTGCATGCCAACTGCGTTTATACCAAAGATCCCGGCGCGGCAAAGGAGGCAACGGATTCTTGGCAGACGAGCTTGGAGACGCAGAGGATGGGGCAGGGGGACTGTGAGGATTCGGCGATTTTTTTGTGTGACTGGCTGCTTTCGCGGGGGTTTCAGGCGCGGGTGGCGCTGGGGAGGTTTGGGGACATGGGGGGGCATGCCTGGGTGGTGGTGAAGCTGGATGACAAGGAGTATCTTTTGGAATCCACGGAGGGGCGGCCGGATCTGTCGAACCCGCCACTAGTGACCCGGGTGGGGAGCCGGTATGTGCCGGAAATCATGTTTGACCGGTATTCCCTGTATGTGCGACACACGCCGGGGCAGGCGTGGAAGGGGGATTACTGGTCCGCAAAGGTGTGGACGAAGGTGGAGCCGCGCACCCTGGAGGCGCGAATCCGGGCGTTCTCCTCCGCTGCTGACGGCAGCAGCGGGAGCCAAGGTGAAGCTTCGGATTCTTCTGTGCAGAGGGTGGCGCGGACCAGCCGTCCGAATCCGGCGGTGGCACCGTTCATGGAGCTGGAGGAGATCCCGAAAGATGCCTCCGTCTGGCAAATGCCTTTATCGCTTGGCCAAGGAAATTCTGATGGAGCGGGCGTGTCTGGCGGAGAATAAGGGACATTGGCTCCCAGGAATCGCTTTCGATGCGTATTTTGCCTTGAGCGTTTGCACGCTTGCAGCTAACTCGACAGAAGACATCGGCACTCGGGCGCGTATCTTCATTTGAGGCGGGCAGGAGTGCCCGCGCTCCTCCCGAAAACATGGGGATTCGGGCGCGCAGCCTCACTTCATTTCACTTCACTCCAATCGTAAACCCACTTATCTCACTAAAAAGCCATGGCAGTCGTCTCCAAAGGTCTCGAAGGAATCGTCGCAGCAGAAACCCGTCTCGGGGAAGTCAACGGTGCTGAAGGCATCCTCTATTACTGCGGATACGACATCAATGAACTGGCCGGCAAGGTCAGCTATGAGGAAGTGGTTTACCTGCTGTTTTACCAGAAGCTGCCGAACCGGTCGGAACTGGACAAGCTGACCACGGCGCTGCGGGCCGAGCGTGAGCTTCCGCAGGGGGTCATTGACTACCTGCTGGCGGCGCCGAAGAAGGCCAAGCCGATTGACATCATGCGTACGGCTGTCTCCATGCTGGGCAGCTATGAGATGAACCGTCACGATGTGAATGTGAGCGAGAATCTCGCCACGGCCATCCGCCTGGTTTCACAGATCGGCGTCATTGCCGCGTATTTCCACCGTGCCCGCACGGGCAAGTCCCTGCCGCCGGTCCGCAAGGATCTCAGCGAGGCCGCCCACTTCCTTTATCTGATGACCGGCGAGGTGCCGACCAAAGAGGCTGAAAAGACCCTGGATGTGGCCTATGTGCTGCACGCTGAGCACGGCTTCAATGCCTCCACCTTCACCGCCCGCGTGGTGGCCTCCACGCTGAGCGACATGTATTCCGCCATCAGCGCCGCCATTGGCGCGCTGAAGGGTCCGCTTCACGGCGGTGCCAATGAAGGCGTCATTCACATGCTGGAAGAGATCGGCAGCCCGGACAAGGTGGATGCCTGGGTGGCCGACGCCCTGGCCCAGAAGAAGAAGATCATGGGCATCGGTCACCGCGTTTACAAAGTGCTGGATCCCCGCGCTCCGCATCTGCGTGAGATGGCCATCCAGCTCACCGCCCAGCTTGGCGAGGCCAAGTGGATCCAGATGTCCGAGCGCATCGCCGAGATCATGCGCGAGCAGAAGGGCCTGAATGCAAATGTGGATTTCTACAGCGCCACGGTTTATTACAGCCTCGACATCCCGACGGACCTCTTCACCCCCATCTTCGCCATCGCCCGCATGAGCGGCTGGACCGCCCACGTGCTGGAGCAGTGGAGCGAGAACCGCCTCTTCCGCCCGCTCAGCGAGTACGTCGGCCGGCCGTATGGCCAGAAGGTGCTGCCGATTGAGGAGCGATAACAATGACCCCGCGAGGCGGGACCGAATGCCGAATGATCCTGCATGTGGGGCCGATGATCTCGCGTGCAGGGTGATGAATGCCGAAGCTAGATTGAATGGCTCCGAATGCTGGCGATGAGCCGGAGTGGCTTGAGGACGTAGAGGTGAGAGGGGACGGGCAGGAGTGCCTGCCGTACTTTCTCGGCTCACGCTTCCCGCCTTCAGGGTCCTGACATCCACATCGTAGAGCAGGCCCATCATCTTCTGGGAGAGCCAGACGTTTTCATCGGCATAAACCGCGTTCACGTCTCCCTTGCCGCTGGCGGCGACGAAAGTGAGGTATTCCGCAGCCGATGAACGGACGAGGGAAGCATCGGGTGGAACCTTGCTCTTTTTTACTGCTCATATGCGCTGAGGTCGAACATATCGCGCCCTTCGGCGCATGGGAGGGACATAGGCGAGACCTGAGTCAAGCTCAATGAGGAAGCTGGGCCGGCTCCGCCTTGGTCAACAGGGTGCCGATGTGGGGGGAAATAAAAATGCCAGGCGGGGGCCTGGCATTTTTTGGGGAAGAGGTTGGTTTTAACCGGGGTGGTTCATTAATGGTGCTGGAGGCGGTCGAGTTTGTGCTCGAGGGCGGCTTTGAGTTTTTCGGCGGCACCGTCGAGGGCGAAGGCGAGGGTTTCGGCTTTGTGGGTGACGGCGATGGGGGGGAGGCCTTGGAGGCGGGCTTCCATCATGCAGCGCTTGTCTTCAGGGCCGCTCTTTTGGCTGTTCTCGTCATTGAGGTGCACTTCGACGCGGGTGACGTGTTCGCTCACATGGCTGAGGGCGTCCGAGACGGTGGCCTCGGCCTGGGCGATGAAATCTTGATGGCCGGTGATGTGGTTGTCGGTATTGACTTGGATGATCATGGTATTTTTGGCGTGTTTATGCAGCCATCTATAATACGTCTGCCAAGAGCTTTTTGTGGGTGGGTTTTGTCCAATCCTGACTGTTCTCAAACCATCTCGGCCATGGTGCCGCGGGTGACGCCTAGCTGAGACTGTGCCTTCAGCTCGCGCCAGATGTCCTCGCCGCCGCGCCGGGAGGCGAGGAGGGACTGGTAGGTGTGGATGATGCGGAGGGACTCGTCCTGGGTCTGCTCCAGAAGCTCGACGCGGAAGTGGCGGAGGCCGGTCTGGACGAGGCCGTTGAAGTATTGGGCACCAGTCTGGGGGACGGCGTTGAAGAGGGTGTTGCGGCAGCCGACATCGGCCTTCAAGGGATGCTCCATGCCGACGCGGTCGCGCAGGCGGACTTTGTGCTTTTCACAGGGGCGGCCGCAGTTGGTGAAGTCGGTGCCTTCGGAGAGGAAGGCGGCGAAGGCGCAGTGCTCCATGTGAAACATGGGCATGTGCTGATGGAGGGTGATCTCGAACCAATGCGGCGGGGCGCTGTGGAGGAGGGCGAGGACCTGGTCGATGTTGAGATCGTAACTGATGGTTAGGCGCTCCAGGCCGGTCTGCTTGAGGAAACCGGCGGTGAGAGGATTGGCGACATTCAGGGAGAAATCTCCGGTGATGGGGAGGCCGAGGTCGCGGAAGTGGGCGATGGCGCCGAGGTTGCGGATGAGGACGCCGTGCGGCTCGGCACGGGTGATGAGCTTGAAGATGCCGGCCTCGCCGGATTTCTGGATGCGGGGGGTGGCGAGGTAGATGCGGGCGTCGCTGTGGGCGCGGACGTGTTTGACGGCATCGGCGTACTGGCGGACGTCTTCGAAGTCCACGTAGAGGTGGTGGATGCCGGCCTCCAGGGCGGCCTGGATCTGGGCGTGGTCGCGGCAGAGGATGTGGAGGGTGGGGGCGTCAGGGGCAGTTGATTCTTCTTGGGCCGGAAGAAGAGATTCGTAAGTGGCGGTGATGACAGGTCTGGGCTGGAGGGCCGGTTCTGTCGTCGCGGGTGGTTTCCACAGGCTGACGATGGAGCGGCGCATGCGGTTGAGCTCGCTGACGGGGAGGATCAAGTCGCCGTCAAGGTGGAGGTCCAGGGTGCCGAGTTCAAACGGGGTTCCGCCGAGGCGGCCTAACTGGTTTTGCAATGTCTCCAGGGTGAGCGGGCGTTGGAGGGCGGGGGCGAGGGGGATGGTGGAGGAGACGCTGGCGTCCTGGTCACGGATGCGGATGACGAGCGGCTCGCCTGCCTTGCCCGAGACGATGAGATGCAGCGGCTGCTTTTTGCGCAGGGGAATGTCCCCCTGGAAGGTCTGGCGGAGGCGCTGGTCCAGGGCCTGGTCGCCGGTTTTGAAGATGCGCATGCCGGGGACGATGAGGTCCGTGCGGAGGCGACCGTGCTGGAATTCGATCCAGTTGCCCTGCTGGCCGTAGATGCGGCCGCCCTGTTCGTTGTTAGTGTCCTGGAGGTTTTCGAAAACGACGCCGTCGCCGTTTTTGAGGTGGGTGGGATTTTCTTCCAGCTCCACGGCATCGCGGGCGACGGAGCGGACGACGCCGACGTAGTAGCCGCGTTTTTTGCCGTAGTACGCGCCGACGAGCTCCTGGTGGTTCACGCCATGCATCCAGCCGCTGTAGAGGCCTCGGGAAAAGGTCATCTCCAGCTCATAGCGGTCGTCCTCGGTGATGATGTCCGCGAGGTCCTTGTCGGCCAGGGCGGCATCTATGGCCTTGCGATACACGCGGGTGACGGCGGCGACGTATTCGGGTGTTTTGAGGCGGCCTTCGATTTTGAAACTGCGGATGCCGAGCTCGATGAGGCGCGGGATTTCCTGGACGGCGGCGAGGTCTTGCGGGCTGAGGAGGTAACGTTTGTCGCCGAGGTCCAGGTGCTCGCCGTCCACGATCATCTCATACGGCATGCGGCAGGCCTGGGCGCACTCGCCCCGGTTGGCGCTGCGGCGGCCGAGGGATTCGCTGGTGAGGCACTGGCCGCTGTAGGCGACGCAGAGGGCGCCGTGGACGAAAACCTCCAGGGGCACGTCCGGGTGGTCATTGGCCTGGAAGCGCTCCAGTTCGCGGAGGCTGAGCTCGCGGGCGAGGACGGCCTGGTCAATGCCGAGGGTGTTGGCCAGTTCCAGGCCCTCGGGTGAGGTGATGGTCATCTGGGTGCTGGCGTGGAGGCGCAGGCCAGGAGTGAGCGCCTTGACCATGCGGGCGAGGCCGAGGTCCTGGACGATGACGGCATCCACGCCGGCGGCTTCGAGCTCGCGGAGTTGGGTCTCGGCATCGGCCAGCTCGCTGGTGAAAATGAGGACGTTGAAGGCACAGTAGCCTTTGACTCCGTGGCTGTGGAGGAATTTCATCAGCTCCGGCAGGTCCTCAGCGGTGAAATTATCCGCGCGCATGCGGGCATTGAAGCGGGGCAGGCCGAAGAAGATGGCATCGGCACCGTTGGCAACGGCGGCACGGGCGCACTCCCAGTTCCCGGCGGGGGAGAGGAGTTCAGGCAGATGGAGGGGGCGGGGCATGGGGGGAATGACGAATGACGAATGCAGAATGACGAAGGATTTCGCGGAGCGGGGCCTGCGGAGGGGGGGAAATAGACAGGATGACAGAATTGGCAGGGTTTACAGGACGGGTCCTATTCGCTCGATGCTGCAAGACACCTTTAATTCAGAAGAGAGGTGTGCGAAAGCAGCTTTAAAGTGTTCATATGAACGCATTAATGAGACGCATTGTGAATTACTTTCGGAATTCTGAGATTGCACTTTGTAACCTTTCTCGTTACTAAGGTCATCTTAATTACTGGCAATTGTGGAATATCAATTGCTGTAAGCGAGAAACGTCATTGTAACTGTGATCACAACAGATGTTTGCCCAAACCGCCAGTCTTTTCTCGAATCCCTGGAATGCCGATGAATTCGCGGCAGGGAAGGAAGCGGGCAGGGAGGGTGAAAAGGGATGGGTTTCTAGAATTGTACAAACGTTTCAAGCGGGCGTCTGGCCGTGGTTTGGAACATCTGAAGATGCCATGGACGATCTGATGCCGCTGGGGAGGGGGACGCTGATTCAGCGTCCTGTGGGGGATGAAGCCGGTCTGGGCGGCGGGTCTGCGCCGGAGCCGGGCGGGGCGCGGGAGGTGCCTTTTTACCATCTGCCAGTGCTGCTGAATGAAGTGCTGGAGGTGCTGCAACCGGCCCCGGGAAAGCTGATTTTCGATGGCACCCTGGGCGGTGGCGGGCATACGGAGGCGCTGCTGCAACGTGGTGCCCGGGTGGTGGCCATGGACCAGGATGATGAGGCGCTGCGCCATGCGGGCGAGCGGCTGAAGGGCTATGCGGACCAGTTTTGCGCCCTGAAGGGGAATTTCCGCGACTTTCCCACGGTGCTGGGGGAGGCGGGAGTGACCGGTCTAGACGGTATGCTGATTGACATCGGCGTGAGCAGCCGGCACCTGGATGCGGCGGAGCGCGGGTTCTCCTTTAACAAGGACGGCCCGCTGGACATGCGCATGGACACGTCCGGACCCATCACGGCGGCGGACATTGTGAACACCTATGAGCAGGGCGCGCTGGAGCGGATCCTGTGGAAATACGGGGAGGAAAACCAGGCGCGGAAGATCGTGAAAGCGATCCTGGCAGAGCGGGCGAAGGGACCCATCAAAACGACGCTGCAACTGGCGGATCTGATTTCCAAGGTGTGCCCCAAATACAGCAAGAGGCATCCGGCCACGCTGACCTTCCAGGCGCTGCGGATCGAGACCAACCAGGAGCTGGCGGCGCTGGAGGACTTCCTGGCGGCTGCGCCCAAGTGGCTGAAGCCTGGTGGCCGCCTGGCGGTCATCAGTTTCCATTCGCTGGAAGACCGGGTGGTGAAGCATGCCTTTCACCGCCAGAGCCAGGTGTGGCTGGACCGGCCGGAGTGGCCGGAGCCGAAGCGCAATCCCGACTGCTTTTACCGCCTCATCTCGCGCAAGCCGATGGAGGCCACGGAGCTGGAACTGAGCCTAAACCCGCGCGCCCGCAGCGCCCGTCTGCGCGGTGTGGAACGCCTGCCCGCATGAAAAACAATCGCTATCGCAATTCCATCGGCCTGCCCGTTTTGACGGCGGTCCTGATCCTGTGCGGGGCCGGCCTGCTGGCGGCGCTCAGCGTGGTGGTGAACAAGAACCGCATCACGGCGCTGGCGGAGCAGCAGCGGCAGGTGGAGCAGGAAATGAAGCTGCTGAATTTTGAGATCGTTAGCCTGGAGCGGAAAGTGGACCTGCTGCTGGATGGTGCGCGTGTGCAGCCCATCCTGCAGGCCAAAGGAACCTGGCTGCAAAAGCTGAGCCCCGATGCCCGCGCCATCATCCATTTGAAACCCATTCCCACGGCGAAAACCGTGGCCCAGTCCACCGAGGCTGAACTGCCATGATGCCCACCCCCAACCAGTCCCAACTGCGCCGCGACCGTCCTCTCTGCCATCGCATGATGATGGTGACCTGCGGGCTCACCGTCTGCTTTTCCGTC encodes:
- a CDS encoding TIM barrel protein → MNRRHFLQSLAAVGAAPAWAAAASWKLNYMLASSMYGNLSLTEILPEVKKTGATGIELWPKKHGTQREELDAIGHDKFADMLKEQGISFGGSTRYDLGPFGLTEEIAVVKKFGGSFIVTGGKGDFKVTPEQLRKNVKDFVEKMKPHAALAAENGVEIGIENHINNIIDTPDSLRWLADDIRDMPGIGIALAPYHLPQDPALLAGLIRHIDKKMTLFYAWEHGMGCMKPMPKEEELQQMPGRGPLDWKPLLQALRETNFTGPTEIFMHPTPRGIPILPTAAETTAEIVRAKNHLDSLI
- a CDS encoding DJ-1/PfpI family protein, whose protein sequence is MPEAKVLLIVGDATETVDTLYPFFRLIEGGYTPVVAAPEKRKYQMVLHEIKPGWTITKEWEGYSIDADIAFKDINPEEYVGIFFSGGRAPEYIREDADLLRITKWFWEQKKPCASVCHGVEIPARADIVKGLRMATVAKCKFDLEICGGIYVNEPCVIDQHMYSGRTYHDSGHFIGPWIKALDAERAKMGV
- a CDS encoding c-type cytochrome — translated: MPAIRHSAFVIRHLFFAFALLHLASSPSSAHPLQAEPINHAYVFPFDQYNLPEDPDEHVVEGGYLLLGELNCTACHAPPQSWAERLAAKPGPNLAGVGSRLDADTLWLMIRSPQHRKKGTQMPGLFAGEEGDAEKVEALTEYLGSLKQEVKKMPAGDIARGKELYHKVGCVACHEPATDYRPAKAAADAEIEKPGLGSVPIALADAYDVNALAQFLQDPLSHRPSGRMPDMRLSAQEAADIAAYLHIGREAELATERAALKIPAQGIEKGREVFAQMNCAACHTLPAPADAPSGVVPAKAAKTLVSLNPAVGCLAETQPSGIPRYDLNDLQKRAIRLALAAIQKQDAPKQTPEQKVDWQMTRLNCYSCHDRDGKGGPEDPRAQYFTSNDGSAESLGELAHLPPNLDNVGRKLTANWLRKVLYGKGGSVRPYMDTRMPNFGRAQTEMLVGLLPKADKRETPMEIDVSGLGKHHRAEIGRQLMGSTGLACIACHGLKDRKSLGPPVIRLDHTVARLQPEYFKELLLNPQATQQGTMMPPMFMGRKKADQEIESLWTYLKELEGQPLPEGLLSTEDFELKPEKEKRPIIFRSFIEGAGSHAIAVGFPEGVHATFDAAQVRFTQVWRGRFLDAMSNWQSREMLPIKPLGTDLKELPPATGERVFSGYRLDKAGVPTFLYQQDGKAVEETLRPAKDGKNFEREMKMNGEITKEVLSW
- a CDS encoding transglutaminase domain-containing protein; protein product: MFIRLLSWSIIAGLALAGGLMAHRDGKWVAWNLWFQEWVSGTDQAAASVRFQVDLVDRLNYARIGAKLPVLRVDTELERWLQSEFPTMVLGDVNSITRRVQEAVPRYFRVSVCTASGPTLATLLDQFHDFCQQTGPEMTHLACAVRQSPGGLGHHALFVVGQRLEDFSPEIISKTKEEAFFSTCLHCQHPHIVRISRQQHSLGLECPQCRRTYAVVAADAAGKYRYVNEYLTGYAPPAAFSKDHSRVHELFTIWSAVHANCVYTKDPGAAKEATDSWQTSLETQRMGQGDCEDSAIFLCDWLLSRGFQARVALGRFGDMGGHAWVVVKLDDKEYLLESTEGRPDLSNPPLVTRVGSRYVPEIMFDRYSLYVRHTPGQAWKGDYWSAKVWTKVEPRTLEARIRAFSSAADGSSGSQGEASDSSVQRVARTSRPNPAVAPFMELEEIPKDASVWQMPLSLGQGNSDGAGVSGGE
- a CDS encoding citrate synthase codes for the protein MAVVSKGLEGIVAAETRLGEVNGAEGILYYCGYDINELAGKVSYEEVVYLLFYQKLPNRSELDKLTTALRAERELPQGVIDYLLAAPKKAKPIDIMRTAVSMLGSYEMNRHDVNVSENLATAIRLVSQIGVIAAYFHRARTGKSLPPVRKDLSEAAHFLYLMTGEVPTKEAEKTLDVAYVLHAEHGFNASTFTARVVASTLSDMYSAISAAIGALKGPLHGGANEGVIHMLEEIGSPDKVDAWVADALAQKKKIMGIGHRVYKVLDPRAPHLREMAIQLTAQLGEAKWIQMSERIAEIMREQKGLNANVDFYSATVYYSLDIPTDLFTPIFAIARMSGWTAHVLEQWSENRLFRPLSEYVGRPYGQKVLPIEER
- a CDS encoding HPF/RaiA family ribosome-associated protein — its product is MIIQVNTDNHITGHQDFIAQAEATVSDALSHVSEHVTRVEVHLNDENSQKSGPEDKRCMMEARLQGLPPIAVTHKAETLAFALDGAAEKLKAALEHKLDRLQHH